From the Sphingomonas brevis genome, the window CCGGATGCCGTCCTTGTTGTGGACGTTCCAATGGTCGGAAACAAACATGTGTCTGAAGATGGTGTGCGGGCCGATGAACCACACGCGATACTTGCGATATAGACCATCACCACTTCGATAGTCGACAAACTGGGTCGCGAAGAATTCGGCGCCGCCGGCCATTGCTGCGATCAGTTGCTCGAGGTCGTCGACCAGGGCCTGGGTGGTTCCCAAATGAGTTCCCGGCTGGCGCAAGATCAGCGGAAACTCAATGCCCGCCCGTTCCAATGCATCCACGATACGGGCCGGGGCAGCCAATCCCTTCAAACGAACAACCTTTGGCGCCAGCAGGCCGGGAATATCAGCAAGCCGCTTGGCCATTTGGTCGCGGCTCGACCGAAGCACGGCCTCGGGTCGGTTGATCACCTTCCCAGGCACGCCGCGCAACAGGAGGCGGAGGACTTCAAGCACCTTGTCATTGCGCTCGGGCTCGGTGATCAGGTTCAGGATGTGGCGGTAGGGCGTAAGGTTGGGCCGCCGCTTCTGCCGAAGGAATTGGCGGGTAACCTGCAGTCGATGGTGCGGAGTGGCAGGGTCGATCAGCTCGAACAGGTCCGTGGACCCGTCTAGCCTGACTCGTCCGTGCCTGGCTTTGAACTGGTCTTCGCGATCGGCGCCGAATGCGAGCAGCAACTTGGCGTCGGTGATCGGAAGCGAAGTGGGCATGGCGCCACGATAAACGAACGGGCGGCGAGTTGAAGCCCGCCGCCCGTCTGAAGTTCGAAGTGTCGACCTTTAGAACTTGATGCCGGCCTCGATGCCGAAGATCCGCGGCTCGTTGACCATTCCGGTCAAATTGTTGAAGTCGATGCCGCTGACGGCGCTCTTGTCGTTGTTGATATTCCGGGCAAAGGCGGCAATGTCGTAGCGATCGGTCTTGTAGCCGATGCGCAGGCCGCCCTCGAGCAAATGGTCGTCCGAGAATTCGACCGACTTGTAGAGGAAGAAGTCGACCTTCGAGCGATAGTACCAGTCGGTGAACACATAGACCGAACCTGGGCCAACCGGATGCTCGTAACCCGCGGTCCAGTTGAGCGTCCATTTGGGCGCCTGAGGCAGTGAATTGCCGTCGATCGATGCAATCCCCGGCGCGATGATCGGATCGGTTACCGTGCAAGGGGCGCCGCAAATCGCAACGCCGAGGCCCGGAGAATCGATCTTGGTGTAATTGTAGCTGACGCCGGCGGTCAGGGTCAGGCCAGTCGCCGGACGTGCTTCGAGCTCGGCTTCGACACCGTGACCCTTTACATGGTCAGCATTGAGCAGGGTAGTGAAGTTTGAAGCGCCGCCAACCGCGGTCAGCTGAAGATCCTTGGTGTCGAAATAATAAGCCGTCACGTTCAAGCGCAGCAGGCGGTCGAGCAGGATCGACTTCAACCCGGCCTCGTACGACATGGTCTTCTCGGGGTCGGCGACCGAAATTTCGCTACCGAACAGCAAGCGTCCCTGCAGAGAAGGCGCCCGATAGCCCTTGGCAACGCGGGCGAACACGTTGACGTCCTGATTGAGTTCGTAGATCGCGCTCAAGTCCCAGGTCAGAACGCTGGCGCTGACTTTCTCTTCGACCGGGTCGACTGGGAAGCCCGGGAAGAATGGGCGCGTGTCGAGCGGCCGGGCTGCCACCATCTTCCGCTTGTCGTGATTGTAGCGGGCTCCGGCCTGGACGGTCAGACCATTCTCAAACTTGTAATTGACGGATCCGAAGATCCCCAGCGCCTTGCTTTCCTGGCGCTGCGTCGCAATGGCCCAGACGGTCGTTGACTGTGGTCCCGTAAAATCGAAGGATTCAATGTCGAGATCTTCGTCAAAGTAGAAAATGCCGGCCTGGTAGCCTAGGCCAGTGCTATTGTTCGACGCGATCCGCAATTCCTGGGTGAACTGGTCAAGGCTCGGAACATTGTCCTGCGTATGCGCGGAGAATGGGATGGTTCCCGGTCCGCCACCAGGGCAAAATGGCCCTACGTTGCAGCCAAAGCCGCCATCAATGTCGCCACGGCTGGTGAGTTCGCCATTCCAATAGCTGGTGACGGAATAAATCGTGGCCGGCCCTAAATCATATTCGATGGTGCCGGCGGCATTCCATGTCTTCAAATGCTGGAAGTTGATGCCGTCGGCGCGGACTTCGTCACGATGGAATTTGCCGCCTGCATCGCCGTTCTCGTCAATACCGACGAGATCGTTGGAGCCCGTCGCGAACAGGTTCGCCCGGAAGATGCGGGCGTTGCCGTCCATGTTGCGATATTGTCCAGACAGCCGAAGCGTAAGATCCTCGGCCGGCTTCCACATGATCTGACCACGCAGAGCGCGATCGTTATAGCCCTCGAGATCGTTGTCGCCCGGCTCGTCAAGATTGTCGATCCAGTCGCTGCGGTGCTGCCAAAGGCCCGACAGGCGGACAGCGAACTCGTCGCTCGACTGAT encodes:
- a CDS encoding TonB-dependent receptor, whose product is MRRTSQTSLIALATASAFALFATPAFAQATGDTDTPAADATQAAAEPTGGVGEIVVTATRRSENLQDIPLSVATIGDETLAAINTGGADIRGLSGRVPSLNIESSYGRTFPRFYIRGLGNTDFDLNASQPVSLVYDDVVLENPILKGFPAFDVDRIEVLRGPQGTLFGRNTPAGIVKFDSVKPGQGRNYARISWGSYNTINAEGAVGYQSSDEFAVRLSGLWQHRSDWIDNLDEPGDNDLEGYNDRALRGQIMWKPAEDLTLRLSGQYRNMDGNARIFRANLFATGSNDLVGIDENGDAGGKFHRDEVRADGINFQHLKTWNAAGTIEYDLGPATIYSVTSYWNGELTSRGDIDGGFGCNVGPFCPGGGPGTIPFSAHTQDNVPSLDQFTQELRIASNNSTGLGYQAGIFYFDEDLDIESFDFTGPQSTTVWAIATQRQESKALGIFGSVNYKFENGLTVQAGARYNHDKRKMVAARPLDTRPFFPGFPVDPVEEKVSASVLTWDLSAIYELNQDVNVFARVAKGYRAPSLQGRLLFGSEISVADPEKTMSYEAGLKSILLDRLLRLNVTAYYFDTKDLQLTAVGGASNFTTLLNADHVKGHGVEAELEARPATGLTLTAGVSYNYTKIDSPGLGVAICGAPCTVTDPIIAPGIASIDGNSLPQAPKWTLNWTAGYEHPVGPGSVYVFTDWYYRSKVDFFLYKSVEFSDDHLLEGGLRIGYKTDRYDIAAFARNINNDKSAVSGIDFNNLTGMVNEPRIFGIEAGIKF